The following proteins come from a genomic window of Sander vitreus isolate 19-12246 chromosome 14, sanVit1, whole genome shotgun sequence:
- the LOC144528619 gene encoding elongation factor 1-alpha, translating to MGKEKIHINIVVIGHVDSGKSTSTGHLIYKCGGIDKRTIEKFEKEAAEMGKGSFKYAWVLDKLKAERERGITIDIALWKFETGKYYVTIIDAPGHRDFIKNMITGTSQADCAVLIVAAGVGEFEAGISKNGQTREHALLAFTLGVKQLIVGVNKMDSTEPPYSQARFEEITKEVSTYIKKIGYNPATVAFVPISGWHGDNMLETSEKMAWFKGWKVERKEGNASGTTLLEALDAILPPARPTDKPLRLPLQDVYKIGGIGTVPVGRVETGLLKSGMVVTFAPCNLTTEVKSVEMHHETLTEAVPGDNVGFNIKNVSVKEIRRGYVAGDSKNDPPKGADNFNAQVIILNHPGQINAGYAPVLDCHTAHIACKFSELIEKIDRRSGKKLEDAPKFVKSGDAAIVKLIPQKPMVVESFSSYPPLGRFAVRDMRQTVAVGVIKAVETKDVSGKTTKAAEKAQKKK from the exons ATGGGAAAGGAAAAGATCCACATCAACATCGTGGTCATTGGCCATGTCGACTCCGGCAAGTCCACCTCCACCGGTCATCTGATCTACAAGTGCGGAGGAATCGACAAGAGGACCATCGAAAAGTTCGAGAAGGAAGCAGCTGAG ATGGGCAAGGGTTCCTTCAAGTACGCCTGGGTGCTGGACAAACTGAAGGCTGAGCGTGAGCGTGGTATCACCATCGACATCGCTCTCTGGAAGTTTGAGACTGGCAAGTACTACGTGACCATCATTGATGCCCCTGGACACAGGGACTTCATCAAGAACATGATCACTGGTACCTCTCAG GCTGACTGCGCCGTGCTTATTGTTgctgctggtgttggtgagtTTGAGGCCGGTATCTCCAAGAACGGCCAGACCCGCGAGCACGCCCTGCTGGCCTTCACCCTCGGTGTGAAACAGCTCATCGTTGGAGTCAACAAGATGGACTCCACCGAGCCCCCTTACAGCCAGGCCCGTTTCGAAGAAATCACCAAGGAAGTGAGCACCTACATCAAGAAGATTGGCTACAACCCCGCCACTGTTGCCTTTGTCCCCATCTCTGGGTGGCATGGAGACAACATGCTGGAGACCAGTGAGAAG ATGGCCTGGTTCAAGGGATGGAAGGTTGAGCGCAAGGAGGGTAATGCCAGTGGAACCACACTGCTGGAGGCTCTGGATGCTATCTTGCCTCCAGCCCGCCCCACCGATAAGCCCCTTCGTCTGCCCCTGCAGGATGTCTACAAAATTGGCG GTATTGGAACTGTACCCGTCGGCCGTGTTGAGACCGGTCTCCTGAAGTCCGGTATGGTCGTCACCTTCGCTCCCTGCAACCTGACCACTGAGGTGAAGTCTGTGGAGATGCACCACGAGACTCTGACCGAGGCTGTCCCTGGTGACAACGTTGGCTTCAACATCAAGAACGTGTCCGTGAAGGAAATCCGTCGTGGATATGTGGCTGGCGACAGCAAGAACGACCCACCCAAGGGAGCTGACAACTTCAACGCCCAG GTCATCATCCTGAACCATCCTGGCCAGATCAACGCTGGCTACGCCCCTGTGCTGGATTGCCACACAGCTCACATTGCCTGCAAGTTCAGTGAGCTCATCGAGAAGATTGACCGTCGTTCTGGCAAGAAGCTTGAGGACGCCCCTAAGTTTGTCAAGTCTGGAGACGCCGCCATTGTCAAACTGATCCCACAGAAGCCCATGGTTGTGGAGTCCTTCTCCAGCTACCCTCCCCTCG GTCGTTTCGCTGTGCGTGACATGAGGCAGACAGTGGCTGTTGGTGTCATCAAGGCTGTTGAGACCAAGGACGTATCCGGAAAGACAACTAAGGCTGCAGAGAAGGCCCAGAAGAAGAAATGA